One window of the Etheostoma spectabile isolate EspeVRDwgs_2016 chromosome 16, UIUC_Espe_1.0, whole genome shotgun sequence genome contains the following:
- the zgc:56235 gene encoding voltage-dependent anion-selective channel protein 2 isoform X2, giving the protein MAVPPSYADLGKAAKDIFSKGYGFGVVKLDLKTKSQSGVEFNTSGSSNTDTGKAAGSLETKYKMKELGLSFNQKWNTDNTLATEVTVEDQLTQGLKVALDTSFVPNTGKKSGKLKTAYKRDFVNLGCDVDFEGPIIHAAAVLGYEGWLAGYQMAFDTAKSKLAQNNFALGYRAGDFQLHTNVNDGTEFGGSIYQKVNEELETAVTLAWTAGSNNTRFGIAAKYKLDKDTALSAKVNNASLIGVGYTQSLRPGVKVTLSALIDGKNFNAGGHKVGMGFELEA; this is encoded by the exons GCTTTGGAGTCGTGAAGCTGGACCTAAAGACTAAATCACAAAGCGGAGTG GAGTTCAACACATCTGGCTCCAGCAACACGGACACAGGGAAGGCCGCCGGCAGCCTGGAGACCAAGTACAAGATGAAGGAGCTGGGCCTGAGCTTCAACCAGAAGTGGAACACGGATAACACGCTGGCTACCGAGGTCACCGTGGAGGACCAG CTGACTCAAGGACTGAAGGTCGCCTTGGATACGTCTTTTGTACCAAACACAGG TAAGAAGAGCGGGAAGCTGAAGACGGCCTACAAGCGCGACTTTGTGAACCTGGGCTGTGACGTGGACTTCGAGGGTCCCATCATCCACGCCGCTGCCGTGCTGGGCTACGAGGGCTGGCTGGCCGGCTACCAGATGGCCTTCGACACGGCCAAGTCCAAACTGGCCCAGAACAACTTTGCCCTGGGTTACAGGGCCGGGGACTTCCAGCTGCACACCAATGT CAACGACGGGACCGAGTTCGGCGGCTCCATCTACCAGAAGGTGAACGAGGAGCTGGAGACGGCGGTCACTCTGGCCTGGACCGCCGGCAGCAACAACACTCGCTTCGGCATCGCCGccaaatacaagctggacaaagACACCGCTCTGTCT GCCAAAGTGAACAACGCCAGTCTGATCGGAGTCGGCTACACCCAGAGCCTTCGGCCAG GTGTGAAGGTCACCCTCTCCGCCCTGATCGACGGGAAGAACTTCAACGCCGGCGGACACAAAGTCGGGATGGGCTTCGAGCTGGAGGCGTAG
- the zgc:56235 gene encoding voltage-dependent anion-selective channel protein 2 isoform X1: MAVPPSYADLGKAAKDIFSKGYGFGVVKLDLKTKSQSGVMEFNTSGSSNTDTGKAAGSLETKYKMKELGLSFNQKWNTDNTLATEVTVEDQLTQGLKVALDTSFVPNTGKKSGKLKTAYKRDFVNLGCDVDFEGPIIHAAAVLGYEGWLAGYQMAFDTAKSKLAQNNFALGYRAGDFQLHTNVNDGTEFGGSIYQKVNEELETAVTLAWTAGSNNTRFGIAAKYKLDKDTALSAKVNNASLIGVGYTQSLRPGVKVTLSALIDGKNFNAGGHKVGMGFELEA, from the exons GCTTTGGAGTCGTGAAGCTGGACCTAAAGACTAAATCACAAAGCGGAGTG ATG GAGTTCAACACATCTGGCTCCAGCAACACGGACACAGGGAAGGCCGCCGGCAGCCTGGAGACCAAGTACAAGATGAAGGAGCTGGGCCTGAGCTTCAACCAGAAGTGGAACACGGATAACACGCTGGCTACCGAGGTCACCGTGGAGGACCAG CTGACTCAAGGACTGAAGGTCGCCTTGGATACGTCTTTTGTACCAAACACAGG TAAGAAGAGCGGGAAGCTGAAGACGGCCTACAAGCGCGACTTTGTGAACCTGGGCTGTGACGTGGACTTCGAGGGTCCCATCATCCACGCCGCTGCCGTGCTGGGCTACGAGGGCTGGCTGGCCGGCTACCAGATGGCCTTCGACACGGCCAAGTCCAAACTGGCCCAGAACAACTTTGCCCTGGGTTACAGGGCCGGGGACTTCCAGCTGCACACCAATGT CAACGACGGGACCGAGTTCGGCGGCTCCATCTACCAGAAGGTGAACGAGGAGCTGGAGACGGCGGTCACTCTGGCCTGGACCGCCGGCAGCAACAACACTCGCTTCGGCATCGCCGccaaatacaagctggacaaagACACCGCTCTGTCT GCCAAAGTGAACAACGCCAGTCTGATCGGAGTCGGCTACACCCAGAGCCTTCGGCCAG GTGTGAAGGTCACCCTCTCCGCCCTGATCGACGGGAAGAACTTCAACGCCGGCGGACACAAAGTCGGGATGGGCTTCGAGCTGGAGGCGTAG
- the tor4aa gene encoding torsin-4A, whose product MSDQDSSTSASQTEGEVEGEMDGEMKGEEEEEGEKHRDSPVPSLSGLSSSLSAVMRIKQKYRAMKKRRQDMAQGLAADVPLTGAPHRTSPKIFTFDGLTPSNFSSSVPQWKQKRRRKRVLYPNRGGCRAPPKQESSRAKYCLVLLCAIVFIQVYNAIENLDDHVLRYDLDGLERTLRREVFGQQGAVEGLLSHLKDYLSTYVHNKPLVVSLHGPSGVGKSHLGRLLAGHFRSVVGETLVLQYYVLHHCPQEADALQCARDLAALITQMVERAEEEEKIPLFIFDEAEHMHDEILDALLQLVDAKQSNEYLNAIYLFLSNLGHTHITKHMLQNSSSISMAAASSGRRSHLVKELTPILRSTLEKLHPLWTEADVLPLGLLEKDHVMECFLDEMTREGFYPDHTNIERLAGEIEYYPETGGHQYSQTGCKQVVAKVNLL is encoded by the exons ATGAGTGACCAAGACAGCAGCACCTCGGCCTCTCAAACAGAGGGAGAAGTTGAGGGAGAGATGGACGGAGAAATGaagggtgaagaagaagaagaaggtgaaaAACACAGGGACAGTCCTGTCCCCAGTCTGTCCGGCCTATCCTCGTCTCTAAGCGCCGTCATGCGCATCAAACAGAAGTACCGGGCCATGAAGAAGAGGCGGCAGGACATGGCCCAGGGGTTGGCAGCAGACGTGCCCCTCACCGGAGCTCCCCACAGAACCAGCCCCAAAATCTTCACCTTCGACGGACTCACCCCGTCCAACTTCTCGTCCTCTGTCCCGCAGTggaagcagaagaggaggaggaaacggGTGTTGTATCCCAACAGAGGGGGGTGCAGGGCGCCTCCGAAGCAGGAGAGCAGCCGAGCCAAGTACTGCCTTGTCCTGCTCTGTGCCATCGTCTTCATCCAg GTGTACAACGCCATCGAGAACCTAGATGACCACGTTCTCAGGTACGACCTGGACGGGCTGGAGAGGACGCTAAGGCGAGAGGTGTTTGGGCAGCAGGGAGCGGTGGAGGGTCTGCTGTCCCACCTGAAGGACTACCTGTCCACCTACGTCCACAACAAGCCCCTGGTGGTGTCCCTGCACGGCCCCAGCGGCGTGGGCAAGAGCCACCTGGGGCGCCTCCTGGCGGGACACTTCCGCTCGGTGGTGGGGGAGACGCTGGTGCTGCAGTACTACGTCCTCCACCACTGTCCCCAGGAGGCCGACGCCCTTCAGTGCGCCCGCGACCTCGCCGCCCTCATCACGCAGATGGTGGAACGCgccgaggaggaggagaagatcCCGCTCTTCATCTTCGACGAGGCGGAGCACATGCACGACGAGATCCTGGACGCCCTGCTGCAACTCGTGGACGCCAAACAGTCCAACGAGTACCTGAACGCCATCTACCTGTTCCTAAGCAACCTGGGCCACACGCACATCACCAAACATATGCTACAAAACTCCTCAAGTATTTCAATGGCGGCGGCGTCGTCAGGGCGTCGGAGCCACCTCGTGAAAGAGCTGACGCCGATATTACGCAGCACCCTGGAGAAGCTTCACCCGCTGTGGACCGAGGCGGACGTCTTACCTCTGGGCCTTCTGGAGAAAGACCACGTGATGGAGTGCTTCCTGGACGAAATGACTCGAGAGGGCTTCTACCCGGATCATACCAACATAGAGCGGCTTGCGGGGGAGATTGAATATTACCCCGAGACAGGGGGGCACCAGTACTCCCAGACAGGCTGCAAGCAAGTGGTCGCTAAAGTCAACCTGCTGTGA